The following coding sequences are from one Pseudomonas mendocina window:
- a CDS encoding PA2169 family four-helix-bundle protein, with protein MPTLDKTITHLNHLQVACMDGQQTCRQLAGSAQAAEVRDFLSERELEYGALIACLHTQITTYGGRPAQHISLVGLWQNCWWYEVKSLIVPVDDRTRLNTALELEIQVRRGFETLLTQELSAEFRQQLAEHHQRALERTRQLQTAREQWPHLGMLKTESGQD; from the coding sequence ATGCCCACGCTGGACAAGACCATCACCCACCTCAACCATCTGCAGGTCGCCTGCATGGATGGACAACAAACCTGCCGGCAGCTCGCCGGAAGCGCTCAAGCTGCAGAAGTGCGCGATTTCCTTAGCGAGCGCGAGCTGGAATATGGCGCATTGATCGCTTGCCTGCACACCCAGATCACCACCTACGGTGGCCGTCCTGCACAGCACATCAGTCTGGTCGGACTGTGGCAGAACTGTTGGTGGTATGAGGTGAAGTCGCTGATCGTGCCTGTCGATGATCGAACCAGGCTCAACACCGCGTTAGAGCTTGAAATACAGGTCAGGCGAGGCTTCGAAACCCTGCTTACGCAGGAGCTTTCAGCGGAGTTCCGTCAGCAACTGGCTGAACATCATCAACGGGCGCTAGAGCGCACGAGGCAGCTGCAAACAGCACGCGAGCAATGGCCACATCTTGGCATGCTCAAAACCGAGTCGGGTCAGGACTGA
- a CDS encoding bifunctional GNAT family N-acetyltransferase/nucleoside diphosphate kinase regulator: protein MAIAMKGFHPLHINVVKMNKPFISLCPEITRAHALTLMDWLEDERVTCYLSDSRHVSRSIEQAIDRTQLPILTHLFNQGGRFFMAYDRHDEPVGFVRLIKTGSNCEIVLAIGDSDKWGRNLGTRTIREGMKLAFLDMRAEKLIAKIHPDNVRSLKAFLRSGFLLENETPTLKSFSMTAGRYRQFLREGAIGDATGICITEIDKARLESLIVLEQGPAVVELEHELERAIVVEPQQVARTVVTMNSRALLQLDDEAIEVALVYPEDADSSAGKHSVCSDIGAAILGYQEGDTIDWKISDRTRRIEIRKVLYQPEAAGDFHL, encoded by the coding sequence ATGGCCATAGCCATGAAGGGCTTTCATCCTTTACATATAAATGTGGTGAAGATGAACAAGCCTTTCATTTCGCTGTGCCCTGAAATTACTCGGGCACACGCGTTGACGCTGATGGATTGGTTGGAAGATGAGCGAGTCACCTGTTATCTGAGCGACTCACGCCATGTTTCCCGCTCCATTGAGCAAGCCATCGATCGGACTCAATTGCCGATCCTGACCCATCTGTTCAACCAGGGCGGTCGATTCTTCATGGCCTATGACCGGCATGACGAACCGGTGGGCTTTGTCCGCCTCATCAAGACTGGCTCGAATTGCGAGATAGTCCTGGCCATCGGAGACAGCGATAAATGGGGTCGGAACCTCGGCACCCGTACGATCCGCGAAGGCATGAAACTGGCTTTCCTCGACATGCGGGCCGAGAAGCTCATCGCCAAGATCCACCCGGACAACGTGCGCTCGCTGAAAGCCTTTCTGCGCAGTGGTTTTCTGCTTGAGAACGAAACACCGACATTGAAGTCATTTTCCATGACGGCGGGGCGCTATCGTCAGTTCTTGCGCGAAGGTGCCATTGGCGACGCCACTGGTATCTGCATCACTGAAATCGACAAGGCCAGGCTCGAGAGCCTGATTGTGCTCGAGCAGGGCCCAGCCGTTGTTGAACTCGAGCATGAACTTGAGCGAGCTATTGTCGTTGAGCCGCAGCAGGTGGCGCGCACTGTCGTCACGATGAACTCCAGGGCCTTGCTACAACTGGACGACGAGGCGATCGAAGTGGCCTTGGTCTACCCGGAAGACGCGGACAGCAGCGCCGGGAAGCATTCTGTATGTTCCGACATCGGCGCCGCCATCCTGGGCTATCAGGAGGGGGACACCATCGACTGGAAAATTTCTGATCGGACTCGCCGGATTGAGATCAGGAAAGTGCTTTACCAGCCGGAGGCCGCAGGCGATTTCCATCTGTAA